Proteins encoded within one genomic window of Alphaproteobacteria bacterium:
- the motA gene encoding flagellar motor stator protein MotA, with protein sequence MFVIVGIVVVIGSVFGGFLAEGGNFEVLIQPFELLIIAGAATGAFLISNPKHVIAKIAGAIGHLLKGSKYGKESYLDLLGLLYQIFKIAKSKGMLSLEQHVENPSESTLFNAFPKFSADHAAVTFLCDYLRLLTLGTDNAREIEGLMDEEIETHHAEHAQIASALQTMADGMPALGIVAAVLGVINTMGAINQPPAILGHLIGAALVGTFLGVLLSYGFVGPIGNGLKAIYDAELKYFQCIKAGLLAHMQGYAPAISVEFGRKALLSNVRPTFYEVEESNAALPPA encoded by the coding sequence ATGTTTGTCATCGTCGGCATCGTCGTGGTGATCGGCTCCGTATTCGGCGGATTCCTGGCCGAGGGCGGCAATTTCGAGGTGCTGATCCAGCCCTTCGAGCTGCTCATCATCGCCGGTGCGGCGACCGGCGCCTTTCTCATCTCGAATCCGAAGCATGTCATTGCGAAGATTGCCGGCGCCATCGGCCACTTGCTCAAAGGGTCGAAATACGGCAAGGAGAGCTACCTCGACCTTCTCGGCCTCCTCTATCAGATTTTCAAGATCGCCAAGAGCAAAGGCATGCTCTCCCTCGAGCAGCACGTCGAAAACCCGAGCGAGAGCACGCTCTTCAATGCGTTTCCGAAATTCAGCGCCGACCACGCCGCGGTTACATTTCTGTGCGATTATTTGCGCTTATTGACGCTCGGCACCGACAACGCCCGCGAGATCGAAGGGCTGATGGACGAGGAGATCGAAACGCATCATGCCGAGCATGCACAAATCGCAAGTGCGTTACAGACGATGGCGGACGGCATGCCAGCACTTGGGATCGTCGCGGCGGTGCTCGGCGTGATCAATACCATGGGCGCAATCAACCAGCCGCCGGCGATACTCGGCCACCTGATCGGTGCTGCACTCGTCGGCACGTTTCTTGGCGTGCTTCTGTCATACGGGTTCGTAGGCCCGATCGGCAATGGCCTGAAAGCGATTTACGATGCGGAGCTTAAATACTTTCAGTGCATCAAAGCGGGGCTTTTGGCCCACATGCAAGGCTATGCGCCGGCGATTTCGGTCGAGTTCGGGCGCAAGGCACTCCTCTCGAATGTCCGGCCGACCTTCTACGAGGTCGAGGAATCGAACGCCGCATTGCCGCCGGCATAA